In Pseudomonas sp. LRP2-20, the genomic window CACCCTGTATTACACCTTCGACCGCTCGCTGGCGGTGAACACCGGCTTCTTCACCAACGGCCTGGGCTGGGGCAGTGGCAGCGGGGCCAACCTGCTCAACCCGCTGGCCTTCGAAAGCCTGAGCGTGCTGCATGAGGCAGGTTTGAAGGTAGAGGCGGTACCCGACCAGCTGTTCCTGACCCTGGCGGCCTACCGGCAGGCCCGCGACCAGTCGCCAGACAGCAACAACAACATTGCCCGGCTGATCGTCAAAGGCTGGGAAGCGACCCTGCGCTACCAGGACCAGCACCTGCGCGGCGGCCTCAACCTCAGCCGCATCAGCGCCTACAACGAGTTCACCAGCCAGGCCGGGTTCGCCTCGGCCGGGTTCATCCCCGACAACGGCACCGTATTCGGCGACAACAACAGCCTCAACCAGCGCCCGTCCGGCAAGTTCGATGCCGTGCAGATTCCTGAATACAACGCCGGTGGCTATATCGACTACCGCTTCGACTCCGGGTTTGGCGCCGAGCTTTCAGGCTGGTGGACCAGCAGCTGGTACCTGAACCTGAGCAAGACGCTGAAAGTGCCGGACGAATACAACCTCGACCTTGCCGTGTACTACCGCCAGCCGCAATGGGGTGTGACGGTGCGCATGCTCAACGTCACCGACGAGCTGAATTTCGTCAGTGGCCTGGCCGGTTCGACCAATACGTTCCTGCAACCGATGCCGGGCCGCACGCTGCTGGCCCAGGTCGATTACCAGTTCTGATCACCCTCAACCTGAAAGGCCCCCGCCATGTCCATTGAATTCGTCGGCATGATCTTCCCCCGCCAGTGGTCCGAGACCCGTGGCATCCGAACAGCGGACTTCGACTTGCCGTTCATCCGTCACCACGCCCGTGCCCATGAGCATGCCGGGTTCGACCGGGTGCTGATCGCCAGCGGCCCTGGCAGCGCCGACAGCCTGCAGATTGCCGCCTATGCTGCCGCGCACACCGAACGCCTTGGTTTCATGATCGCCCACCGCCCGGCCCTGACCGCGCCCACGGTGGCTGCACGGGCATTCGCCACCCTCGACCACACCACCGGCGGCGGGCGCATCCGCCTGCATGCGATCACCGGCATTACCGCCGAGCCGCAAGAGGGGGACACGCTGCTGGACAAGACCGAGCGCTACCGGCGTGCTGACGAATACCTTGAGATTGTCCGTCGTACCTGGACGGCCGAGGAGCCGTTCGACTTCGAGGGCCGCTACTTCAACATCAAGGGCGCTTTCTCACCGGTGAAACCTTTGCAGCAGCCACATATCCCGATCTCCTTCGGTGGCTCGTCCGACATCGCCTACCAGATCGCGGTCAAGCATGCCGACCTGTATGCCTTGTGGGGTGAGCCGCTGAGCGGTGTCGCCGAACAGATCGGCAAGCTCAAGGCTGCCGCGAACGCCGCAGGCGTGACGGCGCCAAGGGTGAGCTTGTCGGTGCGGCTGATCCTGGGGGCCACCGAGGAGCTGGCCTGGCAACGTGCCGAACAGATCCTCGCTCAGATCAAGGCCAACCCGCAGTTCGCGGCAGGCAGCCCCTGGCAGAAGCGCATCAAGGGCACCGGTTCCGAACGCCTGCTCGCCGCCGCCGCCCGCGGCGACCGGCACGATCGGGCGTTGTGGATGCCGACGGCGACTGCGGTGGGTGCCTATGGCGATACCACCGCGCTGGTGGGCACGCCGGAGACTGTAGCCCAGGCGTTGCTCGATTATGTCGACCTTGGGGTGAGTACCTTTCTCAACCGAGGTTATGACCCGTTGTATGACACGGTGGACTACGGCCGCTGGGTGATCCCGGCGGTACGCGAGGAAGTGCGCCGGCGCCAGGCACGATTTGTGGGGTAATTGCGCTGCATGTGCACGGCTTCACCCATGTTCGCGGGTGAAGCCGCTGCCATCCCCACCCAGGCTCGGCGAATGCGCCAGCAATTCTTGCGTGTAGGCATCAGCCGGCCGATCCAGTACCTGCTCGGCACTGCCCTGCTCCACCACTCGCCCCTGACGCAGCACCAGTACCCGATCGGCAATCGCCCGCACCACTCCAAGGTCATGGGTGACGAACAACAAAGTCAGCCCCTCCCCCTGCAAACGCTGCAGCAAGGCCAGAATTGACGCCTGCACCGACACATCCAGCGCGGAAGTGATCTCATCACACACCAGCAATTTCGGCTCGCAGATCAGCGCCCGGGCAATCGCCACCCGCTGGCGTTCCCCACCCGACAAGCTATGCGGGAACAAGTCGGCCACGCGTGCCGGCAGCGACACCCGCTCCAGCACCGCCTCGACCCGACGGCGCGCTTCACTGCCCCGTACCCCGAAAAAGTGCGCCAACGGCGCGCTGAGGGTTTGCGCGATCGTCTGCCTGGGGTTCAAGGCCCGATAAGGGTTCTGGAATACATACTGGATCTGGTGACGCAACCGGGCATCACGTTGGCGCGCGGCAAATGCCAGAGGCTGGCCGGCGTAACGCATATGCCCCTGAACGTTCTCGCCCAGCCCGGCAATGGCCCTGGCCAGGCTGGTCTTGCCCGAGCCCGACTCACCCACCAGTGCCAGGCACTCCCCTTGCCCCACAGACAATGAGACATCGAACAGCACCTGGCGATCGTAAGCGACATCCAGCCCGCGAACCTCCAGCAACACCGCTTCGCTCGGTACCGATAGCGCCTCGACAGCCGCCAGCCCAAGGCGCCGCGGTTCCTGGTGCGGCAACAGGCAGGCGACCTGGTGCTTGCCACCCAGCGTCAGCAACGGCGGCTCGATCACCGAACACTCGGCACGACGCCTGTCGCAGCGTGGCGCAAACGCACAACCATGCGGGCGCTGCCCGGGTGCCGGCGCATGCCCGGCAATGGCCTGCAACGGGTGGCGACGAACAACGTCAGGGATGGCCGCGAGCAAGGCACGGGTGTAAGGGTGCGCGGGCATGCCAAACAGCGCCTCGCGCCCGGCCATCTCCACCAGCCGCCCGGCATACATCACCATGACCCGGTCGACCAGCTCACGCACCACCGCCAGGTCGTGGGTGACGTACAACGCCGCCACACCGTGTTCGCGGCACAGCCGCTTGAGGGTCTGCAACACATGGGCCTGGGTGGTAACGTCCAGTGCGGTGGTGGGCTCGTCGAGCACGATCAGCCTGGGCCGCAAGACAAACGCCAGCGCCAGCATTATCCGCTGTTGCTGCCCACCCGACAGTTGGTGCGGGAAACATCGCAGGAAGGCATCGTCAGCGGGCAGGCCCACCTCCACCAAGGTTTCGCCGATGCGCTGGCGCACCGCCTGACGCGACAGCCTGGGCTGGTGCGCCAACAGGGTTTCACGCAGCAAGGTCCCCAAACGCAACGCCGGGTTCAGCGCCGTGGCCGGGTCCTGGGCCACGTAGCCGACCAGGCCTCCGCGGGCCAGGCGCAAGGCCTCGCCTTGCAGTTCCAGCAGCGATTGCCCGGCCACCCTCACTTGCCCGCCGACAATTCGCGCGCCCTGTCGGGCATGGCGCAGCAAGGCCGTCGCCAAGGTGGTCTTGCCCGAACCGGACTCGCCCACCAGGCCCACGATCTCCCCCGCCGCCAGGCTGAAGGAAACCTCGGCCAGCACCTCCACCTGGCCGGCCAGTTCTACCCGCAGGTTACTGACCCGCAATACCTCGCCCGCACTATTCAGCGGCATGTTCATGGCTGTTTCTCCGCAACCCGTGCACTGGCCCGGCCAATGCCTTCGGCCAGGATGTTGGTGCCATAGGCAAACACCCCGATCAGCACCGCCGGTGCCAGCACGGCCCAGGGCTGCACCAGCAGGCCGGCCTGGTTTTCGTTGATCATCAGGCCCCAGTCGGCAGCCGGCGGCGCCACGCCGTAACCGAGGAAGCTCAGGCCCGAAAGCATGCCCACCGCCCAGGTCAGCATGTTGCCGAAGTGCACCAGCAGCGGCGTGAGGATGTTTGGCAGGATTTCCTGGAAGAGGATGCGCCAACGCGGGTAGCCCATCATCTGCGCGGCCTCGACAAACTCCTGCCCGGCCACGGCCACCGCGCTGCCACGGGCCAGGCGAACGACCCCAGGCGTGAAGGCAATGGCTACGGTCAGCACGATCAGCCACGGCGCCCGGCCGAGCATGGACACGATGAGCAACACCAGGATCAGGTCCGGAAACGCCAGCGACACATCGGCCGCCCAGCTGATCGCCTGGTCCAGGCGCCTGCGCGAAAACCCGGCCAACAGGCCCAGGCTGGTGCCGACCAGCAATGCCAGGGTGGCCGCAGCCACCGACATCCACAGCACCGACAGACCACCACTGAGCAACCGCGACAGCAGGTCATGGCCAAGAAAATCGTGCCCAAGCGGCGCCCCAGCGGCCGGCGCGCCATACACCGGCCCGACCATGGCCGTGGGCGCATGCGGCGCGAGCCAGGGGCCGATCGCTGCCAGCAGCGTTATCAGCAAGGTGATCACCGCGCCGCGGCGTACCTGCGCGTCGGCCAGCCAACGGCAATCAGTCATGGGTCGCCTCCTGGGCAGGGGTGCTGCGCGCACGGCGCCACCACGGGCGGATGCCACGCCGTACCCGGCGGATCATCCGCACCCGGCGCGCGGTGCGCAGCTTGGGAGTGAGCAATACCGTCAACAGGTCGGCGAGCAAATTGATCAGCACTACCGCCAGGGTGATGACCAGCACCACGCCCTGGATCATCGGCAGGTCACGCATCTGGATTGCCGCGTTGAGCGTGGTGCCGATGCCCGGGAAACTGAAGATCACTTCGGCCAGCAACGCACCACCGACCAGCGTACGCAAGGTCAGCGCCACCCCCTGGATCGCCGGTGTCAGGGCGTTGGGCAACGTGTGTCGCCAGACGATGCGCCGCTCGGGAATGCCGCGCAGGCGTGCGGCGATCACATAGTCGGATTCCAGCGCCTCGATCATCGAGGCCCGCACCATCCGCGTCAGGTACGGCAGGGCCGTCAGGCTCAGGGCCAGCACCGGCAGCACCAGCGACGGCCACTGTCGCCACAACGGCAGTTGCGGGTCGAGGATCGACACCGCCGGCAACCAGCCCATGCCCGGCATGGAGAACAACAGCACCAGGCCGATTGCCAACAGAAAACCCGGCGTGGCCTTGAGCAGGATCAACGCTGAAAGGCCCCAGCGGTCCACCCGGCTGTCGCGCCGCAATGCCAGGCTCACGCCCAGCAGCAAGGCCACCGGCACCACCAGCGCCAGCACCCCGGCCAGCAGCGCCAGGGTGTGGCCCAAGCGGGCAAACAACAGCTGCGCCACCGGCACCTGGGAGTCCAGCGAAATGCCGAGGTCACCGCGAAGCGCCGCGCCCAGCCAGCGCAGGTACTGCAACAGGATCGGCTGGTCGAGCCCCAGTTGCCGTTGCAGCGTGAGGATGCTTTGCAGCGGCGCATCCGGGCCAAGAATGACCCGCGCCGG contains:
- a CDS encoding ABC transporter permease, producing MTDCRWLADAQVRRGAVITLLITLLAAIGPWLAPHAPTAMVGPVYGAPAAGAPLGHDFLGHDLLSRLLSGGLSVLWMSVAAATLALLVGTSLGLLAGFSRRRLDQAISWAADVSLAFPDLILVLLIVSMLGRAPWLIVLTVAIAFTPGVVRLARGSAVAVAGQEFVEAAQMMGYPRWRILFQEILPNILTPLLVHFGNMLTWAVGMLSGLSFLGYGVAPPAADWGLMINENQAGLLVQPWAVLAPAVLIGVFAYGTNILAEGIGRASARVAEKQP
- a CDS encoding ABC transporter permease yields the protein MPDTRQTPRTPAWLAWFIGRLGYGLLTAWVISLVVFIATQALPSDPARVILGPDAPLQSILTLQRQLGLDQPILLQYLRWLGAALRGDLGISLDSQVPVAQLLFARLGHTLALLAGVLALVVPVALLLGVSLALRRDSRVDRWGLSALILLKATPGFLLAIGLVLLFSMPGMGWLPAVSILDPQLPLWRQWPSLVLPVLALSLTALPYLTRMVRASMIEALESDYVIAARLRGIPERRIVWRHTLPNALTPAIQGVALTLRTLVGGALLAEVIFSFPGIGTTLNAAIQMRDLPMIQGVVLVITLAVVLINLLADLLTVLLTPKLRTARRVRMIRRVRRGIRPWWRRARSTPAQEATHD
- a CDS encoding ABC transporter ATP-binding protein; translated protein: MNMPLNSAGEVLRVSNLRVELAGQVEVLAEVSFSLAAGEIVGLVGESGSGKTTLATALLRHARQGARIVGGQVRVAGQSLLELQGEALRLARGGLVGYVAQDPATALNPALRLGTLLRETLLAHQPRLSRQAVRQRIGETLVEVGLPADDAFLRCFPHQLSGGQQQRIMLALAFVLRPRLIVLDEPTTALDVTTQAHVLQTLKRLCREHGVAALYVTHDLAVVRELVDRVMVMYAGRLVEMAGREALFGMPAHPYTRALLAAIPDVVRRHPLQAIAGHAPAPGQRPHGCAFAPRCDRRRAECSVIEPPLLTLGGKHQVACLLPHQEPRRLGLAAVEALSVPSEAVLLEVRGLDVAYDRQVLFDVSLSVGQGECLALVGESGSGKTSLARAIAGLGENVQGHMRYAGQPLAFAARQRDARLRHQIQYVFQNPYRALNPRQTIAQTLSAPLAHFFGVRGSEARRRVEAVLERVSLPARVADLFPHSLSGGERQRVAIARALICEPKLLVCDEITSALDVSVQASILALLQRLQGEGLTLLFVTHDLGVVRAIADRVLVLRQGRVVEQGSAEQVLDRPADAYTQELLAHSPSLGGDGSGFTREHG
- a CDS encoding LLM class flavin-dependent oxidoreductase; this encodes MSIEFVGMIFPRQWSETRGIRTADFDLPFIRHHARAHEHAGFDRVLIASGPGSADSLQIAAYAAAHTERLGFMIAHRPALTAPTVAARAFATLDHTTGGGRIRLHAITGITAEPQEGDTLLDKTERYRRADEYLEIVRRTWTAEEPFDFEGRYFNIKGAFSPVKPLQQPHIPISFGGSSDIAYQIAVKHADLYALWGEPLSGVAEQIGKLKAAANAAGVTAPRVSLSVRLILGATEELAWQRAEQILAQIKANPQFAAGSPWQKRIKGTGSERLLAAAARGDRHDRALWMPTATAVGAYGDTTALVGTPETVAQALLDYVDLGVSTFLNRGYDPLYDTVDYGRWVIPAVREEVRRRQARFVG